In a single window of the Podospora pseudocomata strain CBS 415.72m chromosome 2 map unlocalized CBS415.72m_2, whole genome shotgun sequence genome:
- a CDS encoding uncharacterized protein (COG:S; EggNog:ENOG503P2JB) yields the protein MAAPPPSLLPPPIISPPGAAPSIIPAQLGFLAIYNPSLSSRSGDGGDDENSVNDQIVYYASLNEQHASSQGGSLKKRRRRHQSSTGGMEQQVSREIRNERLRQVGLAQGMVEFSRGFAGGKAVEGIETERRRVVVYELEPGWWILASIDLTQLPSASTGEAGAERKMEYSSREVKPTSLLLQNLLRAHSVFLLHHASSLSALFVKTQRQKFVAVLGRYWDLFLSTWNVMLHGNPACAVFGGIKIAACGELGIGVGEEERGSGEREVLEGLVERTEGLVDLVVGRYGKAPSEDEQDNEEDEKWLGNGIEPGAEDGAVFLGTGALSRNSLRALTFWMEDMYMFGENAYGVNDSPTATRSQAARRRRAAGRKAAAAAKEGKQQQQQAASFGSSGESSKGADEAGKGGMDTLFGYMKMGYGTSWSLTGKRITEITPAAEQEVPAAEASEQQIPTSEEAPKSRQPSLSTGRYLIGLMGDIEEPTSKEDDPDAQDPADAADPNSRTLLRTLTVELEKEGEDKPESKMTKDLGSQNTELAEEGVSDKESQPADTSNTEFDSQDRNKTKKLRVVVYANRPFIYIFLFQLRTDSLAWDGMYRSLHTQLAPLHKPLLSSTAYRPERPDVGGVAATAQIYDLVWDPKLLTIHSTIPNIPEPVSVTAHGVTKPGAWTRVESLNTHNQILNVYSNTRDDLSEFERTCKTSRGWWIVWTRILEWSSKSTDGSMTPTIITATSTTGTATITGWVDGHGSSDGGGSEEGGQRGEVGVTKEIILIRRASDHGGGGLRGVSTSYIASGSAGGGEGGGGGWADGATKLAQGIGVDTRRYIEALLSLNR from the exons atggcagcaccacccccctccctcctgccacctcccatcatctcaccACCGGGGGCGGCACCGTCCATCATCCCGGCCCAGCTTGGGTTTCTGGCAATTTACAACCCGAGCTTGTCTTCGCGGTctggcgacggcggcgatgatgagaacAGCGTCAATGACCAGATTGTGTATTATGCCTCGCTGAACGAGCAGCATGCCTCGTCGCAGGGTGGGAGTTtgaaaaagaggaggagacggcatCAGTCTTCGACTGGTGGGATGGAGCAGCAGGTGTCAAGGGAGATTAGGAATGAGAGGTTGAGGCAGGTTGGGTTGGCgcaggggatggtggagttTAGTAGGGGTTTTGCGGGGGGAAAGGCAGTGGAGGGGATTGagacggagaggaggagggtggtggtgtatgaGTTGGAgccggggtggtggattttgGCT TCGATTGATCTTACGCAGCTGCCTTCTGCTAGTACTGGGGAGGCAGGGGCGGAAAGGAAGATGGAGTATAGCTCCAGGGAAGTGAAGCCTACGTCGCTGTTGTTGCAGAATTTACTGAGGGCACATTCGGTGTTTTTGCTGCATCATGCTAGCTCGCTTTCGGCCTTGTTTGTCAAGACGCAGAGGCAAAAGTTTGTGGCGGTGTTGGGGCGGTACTGGGATCTGTTTCTCAGTACCTGGAATGTGATGCTCCACGGAAATCCGGCGTGCGCCGTGTTTGGGGGTATCAAGATTGCTGCCTGTGGAGAGCTGGGGATCggagttggggaggaagaaaggggcagcggggagagggaagTATTGGAAGGGTTGGTCGAAAGAACAGAAGGGCTGGTTGACTTGGTCGTCGGAAGATATGGAAAGGCTCCTTCTGAAGATGAGCAAGATAatgaggaagatgaaaaGTGGCTTGGGAACGGAATTGAACCTGGAGCGGAAGATGGAGCGGTTTTTCTCGGGACTGGAGCGCTGTCCAGAAATTCCTTGAGGGCCCTGACATTCTGGATGGAAGATATGTATATGTTTGGGGAGAATGCATATGGAGTGAACGACAGCCCTACTGCGACTCGATCACAGGCtgcgagaaggagaagagctgCTGGAAGgaaggctgccgctgctgctaaGGAGggcaaacaacaacaacaacaggcTGCATCTTTTGGAAGTAGTGGTGAATCTTCAAAGGGTGCCGATGAAGCAGGAAAGGGCGGTATGGATACACTTTTTGGGTACATGAAGATGGGATACGGGACATCTTGGTCTCTGACTGGGAAAAGGATCACGGAAATCACTCCAGCTGCGGAACAAGAAGTCCCAGCCGCTGAGGCCAGCGAACAGCAGATTCCCACTTCGGAAGAGGCTCCCAAATCACGACAGCCTTCTCTTAGCACCGGCCGCTATCTCATTGGGCTTATGGGTGATATCGAGGAACCAACGAGTAAGGAGGACGATCCAGACGCCCAAGACCCAGCAGATGCAGCCGACCCCAACTCGAGAACTCTCTTGCGCACCCTCACCGTCGAGCTTGAgaaagagggcgaggataAGCCAGAGTCAAAGATGACCAAGGACCTGGGCAGCCAAAACACTGAGCTAGCTGAGGAAGGCGTTTCTGATAAGGAAAGCCAGCCCGCGGATACCTCCAACACTGAATTCGACAGCCAAGATCGtaacaagaccaagaagctACGGGTGGTGGTATATGCCAACCGACCCTTCATCTACATATTCTTATTCCAGCTCCGAACCGACTCGTTGGCCTGGGACGGCATGTACAGATCGCTACACACCCAACTTGCCCCCTTGCACAAGCCATTGCTGTCCTCCACAGCATACCGACCCGAGCGACCAGacgtcggtggtgttgcggcGACAGCCCAGATTTATGACTTGGTCTGGGACCCCAAGCTGCTCACGATCCattccaccatccccaacattCCCGAGCCAGTATCGGTAACGGCGCATGGCGTTACGAAACCAGGTGCTTGGACCCGTGTGGAGtccctcaacacccacaACCAGATTCTCAACGTGTACAGCAACACGCGAGACGATCTGTCAGAGTTCGAACGGACGTGCAAGACCagccgggggtggtggatagtCTGGACCAGGATCTTGGAATGGAGCAGCAAGAGCACCGACGGCAGTATGACACCTACTATCATTACCGCGACAAGCACCACCGGCACGGCGACGATCACAGGGTGGGTGGATGGCCATGGCTCCTCtgatggcggtggtagtgaggagggtggacagagaggggaggttggtgtgACAAAGGAGATTATACTCATCCGGCGGGCTAGTGATCatggcgggggagggttgaggggggtgagtaCGTCTTATATTGCCAGTGGGagtgccggtggaggggaaggagggggaggagggtgggcgGATGGGGCGACCAAGTTGGCTCAGGGGATTGGGGTTGATACGAGGAGGTATATTGAGGCGTTGTTGAGCTTGAATCGGTGA
- the MAF1 gene encoding RNA polymerase III-inhibiting protein maf1 (COG:K; EggNog:ENOG503NXHA; BUSCO:EOG09263FKC): protein MKQYLSLPAFDKVTSALNFDTPDCHIQGSCDLYTTKAAGSDKKLYKNISQSLESQHAALLKFDASLSPPRRSSMAASLNLERSSPFGSLNEVSNRRTFAYLIATLNASHTDYDFSKVLRPGDFKRENVLRSVMTHIDNTLRSVRPNTNFLDPMAAYDSPSSKVSEFDTGVSPSPPWGPEMWSLIDQEMDLKECSIFSYQPANDPFEDDEGAIWAFHYFFFNKALKRVCYIHVRGVPVMSQSPSVRPHALLSRGSTQSWADNQDDDTVGANKRAIFWLGDRVAERIEISDDDMDDGLIWNRDADGDVSYHYDDDDDYDYDEDLDLAADDSHFGRGVSEDIASRMEIDV from the exons ATGAAG CAGTACCTATCTCTCCCAGCGTTCGACAAAGTGACGAGCGCCCTCAACTTTGATACACCCGATTGTCACATACAAGGCAGCTGTGATCTTTACACAACCAAGGCCGCCGGTTCGGACAAGAAGCTCTACAAGAATATCTCCCAATCCCTCGAGTCACAACATGCCGCCCTTCTCAAGTTCGACGCAAGCCTTTCCCCACCTCGGCGCAGTTCAATGGCAGCGAGTCTTAACCTGGAGCGCTCCTCGCCCTTTGGCTCCCTAAACGAGGTGTCGAACCGGCGCACCTTCGCCTACCTTATCGCGACCCTCAACGCATCGCACACTGATTATGACTTCTCCAAGGTTCTCCGCCCGGGCGATTTCAAGCGCGAGAATGTCTTGCGCTCCGTCATGACCCACATTGACAACACACTCCGCAGCGTGCGACCAAACACCAACTTCCTCGACCCAATGGCCGCTTACGACTCCCCGTCCTCCAAGGTGTCCGAGTTTGACACGGGCGTCTCGCCATCCCCACCTTGGGGCCCTGAGATGTGGTCGTTGATCGACCAGGAGATGGATCTGAAGGAGTGCAGCATCTTCTCATACCAACCCGCCAATGATCCCtttgaggacgatgagggtGCCATCTGGGCCTTCCActacttcttcttcaacaaggcCTTGAAGAGAGTCTGCTACATCCACGTTAGAGGTGTGCCTGTCATGAGCCAGAGCCCCAGTGTCAGACCGCATGCCCTCCTGTCGCGGGGAAGCACCCAGTCGTGGGCCGACAATCAGGATGATGACACTGTTGGCGCGAACAAGCGAGCCATCTTCTGGCTAGGCGATAGAGTCGCCGAGCGGATCGAAATCAGTGACGATGACATGGATGACGGTTTAATATGGAACCGCGATGCCGACGGCGACGTCTCATACCActatgacgacgacgacgactacGATTACGATGAAGACCTCGACCTGGCTGCCGACGACAGCCACTTCGGGCGGGGTGTGAGCGAGGACATCGCTTCGAGGATGGAGATTGACGTCTAA
- the VAS2 gene encoding AP-1 adaptor complex sigma subunit Aps1 (EggNog:ENOG503NUB0; COG:U), with translation MAINYLILLSRQGKVRLAKWFTTLSPKDKAKIVKDVSQLVLARRTRMCNFLEYKDTKIVYRRYASLFFIAGCSSEDNELITLEIIHRYVEQMDKYYGNVCELDIIFSFTKAYYILDELLLAGELQESSKKNVLRCISQQDALEDMEVEDEVTKIM, from the exons atggccatcaA ctatctcatcctcctttcGCGCCAGGGCAAAGTG CGCCTGGCCAAGTGGTTCACCACCTTGTCCCCAAAGGACAAAGCCAAGATTGTCAAGGACGTCTCACAGCTTGTTCTTGCCAGACGAACCCGGATGTGCAACTTTCTGGAGTACAAGG ATACCAAAATTGTCTATCGCCGATatgcctccctcttcttcatcgccgGCTGCTCCTCCGAAGACAACGAACTGATCACGCTCGAAATCATCCACCGATATGTTGAGCAGATGGACAAGTACTACGGCAATGTGTGCGAGTTAGATATTATCTTCTCTTTCACCAAAGCCTATTACATCCTTGACGAGCTATTGCTGGCGGGAGAACTGCAGGAAAGCAGCAAGAAGAATGTGTTGCGATGCATCTCCCAGCAGGATGCCCTTGAGGACATGGAG gtcgaggatgaggtcacCAAGATCATGTAG
- a CDS encoding uncharacterized protein (COG:E; EggNog:ENOG503NXMX): MRFLKLLYLLLVDTGLSIWLFLTGRKKRLGGKRTMAKLILSTGNIVSGGPSIIRKPGAYRSNLELTNSLRSNFLAAQEDYATAAADDEAQDGKLHANGGVENGAAKSNGNALHVNTETGGRPPVSVWTAEEDGALYVPRIDWSEAGLQEEPSQYSITVKLFFLPSASVERRAQFANEALDLVLKELDAPAIDLLIVSFPGMSFEGDCEWKADRHNAVQGNDEEELATWAAIENLHRAGLAKSIGLAEFGSEKLARFLQRVQVRPSVNQINIKNCCNVPPPLTKLAKEEGIELLAHSDCIDILPKGTLRELLGQGLGGAGILADPETGAGGLKGDLAPQWVAKYTAVVRDRGVIENKGYFAGAELTEG, from the exons ATGCGATTTCTAAAACTGCTCTACTTGCTCCTGGTGGACACCGGACTATCAATTTGGTTATTCCTGACCGGAAGAAAGAAACGACTTGGGGGAAAGCGAACCATGGCAAAGCTGATACTCTCTACCGG GAACATCGTCTCGGGcggcccctccatcatccgcAAGCCGGGCGCATATCGATCCAACCTTGAACTCACCAATTCGCTCCGAAGCAACTTCCTGGCCGCACAGGAGGATTACGCTACCGCCgcggccgacgacgaagccCAGGACGGGAAGCTACATGCTAACGGCGGAGTCGAAAATGGCGCAGCGAAGAGCAATGGCAATGCGCTGCACGTAAACACAGAGACGGGTGGACGCCCTCCAGTATCGGTCTGGACTGCCGAAGAGGATGGCGCCCTGTATGTACCCCGCATCGATTGGTCAGAGGCGGGCCTGCAGGAAGAGCCGTCGCAATACAGCATCACGGTCAAGCTCTTTTTCTTGCCGTCTGCCTCTGTCGAAAGGCGGGCGCAGTTTGCAAATGAGGCGCTGGACTTGGTGctgaaggagctggatgcGCCAGCTATCGACCTGCTGATTGTATCCTTCCCCGGCATGTCCTTTGAGGGCGACTGCGAATGGAAAGCCGACAGACACAACGCGGTTCAGGGcaacgacgaggaggagctcgcAACTTGGGCGGCGATTGAGAACTTGCACAGAGCTGGACTGGCCAAGAGCATCGGCCTGGCCGAGTTTGGCAGCGAGAAGCTCGCTCGCTTCCTCCAGAGGGTACAAGTCCGGCCGTCGGTCAACCAGATTAATATCAAGAACTGCTGCaatgtaccaccaccactcacgaagttggccaaggaggaagGTATCGAGCTGCTGGCGCATAGCGACTGCATCGACATTCTTCCCAAGGGAACACTGAGGGAGCTGCTCGGCCAGGGGCTCGGTGGAGCTGGTATACTCGCTGATCCAGAGACGGGAGCCGGTGGACTGAAGGGAGATTTAGCACCGCAATGGGTTGCCAAGTACACAGCCGTGGTGCGGGACCGGGGGGTGATTGAGAATAAGGGGTACTTTGCCGGTGCTGAGCTGACAGAAGGTTGA
- the BUD32 gene encoding serine/threonine-protein kinase bud32 (COG:T; EggNog:ENOG503NVEV) translates to MTEPATEFPPPKILTLSPAHKPILITQGAEGRLYKTPSPFQPDQFCALKYRPPKPYRHPILDARLTKARISSEAKVLDRCYREGVPVPAVLAKDAAAGWMMIEWIEGEPVRVGINKWLGERPEDDAVVDHSQEDETPLTDLMKRIGVAVGALHRTGVVHGDLTTSNMMLRPWADDRLPNGHGDKAEKAKAVAGDVVVIDFGLAMQSQSDEDRAVDLYVLERAFASTHPRAERLFHHILDSYREAFKKAPGVLHKLEDVRMRGRKRSMLG, encoded by the coding sequence ATGACAGAACCAGCAACCGaattcccaccaccaaaaatcctcaccctctcccctgCCCACAagcccatcctcatcactcaaGGTGCCGAAGGCCGTCTCTACAAaacgccctcccccttccaaccaGACCAGTTCTGCGCCCTCAAGTACCGCCCACCAAAACCCTACCGCCACCCCATTCTCGACGCCCGCCTCACCAAAGCCCGCATCTCCTCCGAAGCCAAAGTCCTCGACCGCTGCTACCGTGAGGGCGTCCCAGTACCAGCTGTTCTCGCCAAAGATGCCGCTGCCGGCTGGATGATGATTGAGTGGATCGAGGGAGAGCCGGTCAGAGTAGGAATCAACAAATGGCTAGGGGAGCGGCCAGAGGACGATGCCGTTGTGGATCACAGCCAGGAAGACGAGACGCCCCTGACCGATCTTATGAAGAGGATTGGAGTCGCCGTCGGGGCGCTTCACAGGACGGGCGTGGTACACGGAGATCTGACGACGAGCAACATGATGCTGAGACCATGGGCAGACGACAGACTACCAAACGGGCACGGggacaaggctgagaaggcaAAGGCTGTAGCGGgcgatgtggtggtgattgacTTTGGGCTCGCAATGCAGAGTCAGTCGGACGAGGACCGGGCGGTAGATCTTTACGTGTTGGAAAGAGCGTTCGCGAGTACACATCCCAGGGCGGAGAGGTTATTTCACCACATCTTGGACTCGTATAGGGAAGCCTTCAAGAAGGCGCCGGGGGTGCTTCACAAGCTCGAAGATGTCAGGATGCgcgggaggaagaggagtaTGCTTGGATAA
- a CDS encoding uncharacterized protein (EggNog:ENOG503P2N6) → MTAVDNTSAGLGGDSYAQQWILMLVLTTLVLSLAILSQFATCYARAYIDAPSEVSAFLDAIDSSIAENESYDHDIAKVKRLDDKLRLGKLLRDIQKAGDVLREALNALMEEREGEKRAAQLRTGARLLWASHRQELEDKVRRMDLLRMRFLVVHMGIISSMASDTAAMASRTNGMVINANTRREPSQRPLPPASPPMTPEPPPLPPPLRALTDSPIKSKPPLRRLTVHSMGHPEAIEVPHRTGWAGVMQELQRSPVLRERHASIELAMSRAVC, encoded by the coding sequence ATGACAGCGGTTGACAACACATCAGCGGGCCTCGGCGGGGACAGCTATGCCCAACAGTGGATCCTCATGCTGGTCCTTACTACCCTCGTCCTCTCGCTGGCCATCCTATCGCAGTTTGCAACCTGCTATGCAAGAGCCTACATTGATGCGCCCAGCGAGGTGTCTGCTTTTCTGGATGCCATCGATAGCTCTATCGCCGAGAACGAGTCCTACGACCATGATATCGCCAAAGTGAAGCGGTTGGACGATAAGCTGCGGCTGGGGAAGTTGTTGCGCGACATTCAGAAAGCAGGGGATGTGCTGAGAGAGGCGCTTAATGCGTTGATGGAAGAAAGGGAGGGCGAGAAGAGGGCAGCCCAACTACGGACCGGCGCGAGATTACTATGGGCTAGTCACCGACAAGAGTTGGAGGATAAAGTGCGCCGGATGGATCTGTTGAGGATGCGGTTTCTGGTCGTGCACATGGGGATTATCTCCAGTATGGCAAGTGACACGGCGGCAATGGCGAGCAGGACGAATGGAATGGTTATCAATGCGAACACCAGACGAGAGCCGTCACAGAGGCCACTGCCGCCGGCAAGCCCACCTATGACACCTGAGCCACCACccttaccaccaccgctacGCGCGCTTACAGATTCGCCCATCAAGTCCAAGCCACCTTTGAGGAGGCTAACGGTACATTCGATGGGCCATCCAGAAGCAATAGAGGTGCCGCATCGAACGGGGTGGGCAGGTGTAATGCAAGAGCTTCAGAGAAGCCCGGTATTGAGAGAGAGGCACGCGAGCATCGAGCTTGCCATGTCTCGAGCGGTTTGTTGA
- a CDS encoding uncharacterized protein (EggNog:ENOG503P32P; COG:S) — protein sequence MKVTSILRPCLRPRLGNSRCYIPYPKYQTRKMRLPYIADPPPTATPEEAEIVQRIQTRRHPRPLQPLDLTLLHSPPVADGWNSFLGAVRTKTTIPQDLREIAISRVAVVNRAWYEWAHHAPLAEQGGVSKEGMNAIKTEQPLVLGETQKHAELTDKQWAVTCYTDEMTRNVQVRDETFAKMREIFSDKEMVEITATVACYNCVSRFLVALDVGERNGTGPDAAH from the exons ATGAAGGTAACCTCCATTCTCAGGCCTTGTCTCAGACCTCGATTAGGCAACTCCCGTTGTT ATATCCCCTATCCCAAATATCAAACTCGCAAAATGCGTCTCCCCTACATCGCCGACCCACCCCCAACGGCCACCCCCGAGGAGGCTGAGATCGTCCAGCGCATCCAGAcccgccgccacccccgtccccttcaacccctggATCTCACCCTCCTTCATTCACCCCCGGTTGCTGACGGCTGGAACTCCTTCCTCGGCGCGGTCCGCACCaagaccaccatccctcaGGACCTTCGTGAGATTGCCATCTCCCGCGTTGCCGTTGTCAACCGGGCCTGGTATGAGTGGGCTCACCATGCTCCCCTTGCCGAGCAGGGTGGTGTGAGCAAGGAGGGCATGAACGCCATCAAGACTGAGCAGCCTCTCGTTTTGGGTGAGACCCAGAAGCATGCCGAGCTTACGGACAAGCAGTGGGCTGTTACTTGCTATACGGATGAGATGACAAGAAACGTTCAGGTGAGGGATGAGACCTTTGCCAAGATGAGGGAGATCTTCAGCGACAAGGAGATGGTTGAGATCACTGCTACT GTTGCATGCTACAACTGTGTCAGTCGGTTCTTGGTTGCTCTTGATG ttGGCGAAAGAAACGGAACAGGTCCCGATGCTGCTCACTAG
- a CDS encoding uncharacterized protein (EggNog:ENOG503PGY9), whose product MLLPRHSSKIQPHGSQAITRPSRLRSPGLRLKTSSLDLIPSDEKAQAMASADWRKMAPDSGLGDNRQQISDENSRHPSDQNDGFYSPFVLGMKPMNTGSRAQYQYARDPTSGIAWEVISSAPGCDFRREETRTSESSGIPSSILKACQPNLQDTTMVRLKAIKPMNVSINGDIIKLPNKYSLDVTPVDIQEPDAACFMNREHGEILATLKLLKPKARLRRMKSELHEESVLKDLDDFLSQPSGKPPKVGAASKEVQRQNRRSSGHWSSHDSGISTGSETSGLQKEMPLGAHHRTPAEGHRFQTLLSRLHLTTETREASQPPTAPDHAETSKSHAQVVDPAIIAAKIKDEEREETADNSERGASEGTFFGRDSTLLFGKGKWAQKSHDSGYSTFHFMKQGTQEPTRPKAVEHSGPTVQKRKEDSTSCSTTSTKLNPTAAEFKSVTKGDLKSGVKSDFKPAPAAYPAPPWTPKRRTRPLLNNIFPGVLEDPGFMAQTVPFVANDCLQGSPWQTSGPPAGPVWVAEPGQPIPEMACQPPVAPIAMAPLPIVDPDGKGPRPVFPVTQKPRDHDPVKQQAYESYLEWRKANEPGYHMKCKMRQAHRVVRQYQQQAQTADWKTVAGQAKAAAGALEAHAAEEKRRSKEAALKEQFKMSVKRVAESSGATEIKEQTLPDTNNEKQTQTLVI is encoded by the exons atgctTCTTCCACGCCACTCAAGCAAAATCCAGCCTCATGGCTCCCAGGCCATCACTAGGCCAAGTCGGCTGAGATCTCCTGGTCTTCGGCTCAAGACAAGTTCGCTCGATCTTATTCCTTCAGATGAGAAGGCCCAGGCGATGGCTTCAGCCGACTGGAGAAAGATGGCGCCGGATTCCGGCCTCGGCGATAATCGTCAGCAGATTTCAGACGAGAATAGCAGACATCCATCCGACCAGAATGATGGCTTTTACTCGCCCTTCGTGCTGGGGATGAAGCCTATGAATACTGGATCAAGGGCTCAGTACCAGTATGCTAGGGACCCTACAAGCGGCATTGCTTGGGAGGTCATTTCATCGGCTCCTGGGTGCGATTTCAGGCGGGAGGAAACGAGAACCAGCGAGTCGTCAGGCATACCGTCCTCAATCCTCAAGGCGTGCCAACCGAACCTCCAAGACACCACGATGGTACGGCTTAAGGCCATCAAGCCAATGAACGTGAGCATCAACGGCGACATCATCAAACTGCCCAACAAGTACTCTCTGGATGTTACCCCTGTTGACATCCAAGAGCCAGACGCTGCTTGCTTTATGAATAGGGAACACGGCGAGATCCTGGCAActctcaagctcctcaagccCAAGGCCCGCTTACGCCGTATGAAGTCCGAGCTTCACGAAGAGAGCGTTCTGAAAGATCTGGATGACTTCTTGTCCCAACCGAGTGGGAAGCCTCCAAAGGTCGGCGCGGCAAGCAAGGAAGTTCAACGCCAAAACCGTAGGTCATCGGGGCATTGGAGCAGCCATGACTCTGGAATCTCAACCGGTTCTGAAACCTCTGGCCTTCAGAAAGAGATGCCTTTAGGGGCACATCATCGAACACCTGCGGAAGGTCACCGCTTTCAGACACTACTCAGCCGCCTACACTTGACCACAGAGACAAGAGAAGCTTCCCAGCCGCCGACAGCACCTGATCATGCTGAGACGTCGAAGAGCCATGCTCAGGTGGTGGATCCTGCAATTATCGCCGCAAAGATCAAAGACGAAGAGCGCGAGGAGACGGCCGACAACTCGGAAAGGGGCGCGAGCGAAGGTACCTTTTTCGGAAGGGATTCTACCTTGCTGTTTGGGAAGGGTAAATGGGCACAAAAATCACACGATTCTGGCTATTCAACATTCCATTTCATGAAACAGGGCACACAAGAACCAACAAGGCCCAAGGCGGTCGAGCATTCTGGTCCTACGGTTCAGAAGCGCAAAGAAGATTCAACATCAtgttcaaccacctcaaccaagTTGAATCCCACAGCTGCCGAATTCAAGTCGGTAACCAAAGGTGACCTCAAGTCAGGGGTGAAGAGCGATTTCAAGCCCGCGCCCGCAGCTTATCCTGCCCCTCCCTGGACTCCAAAAAGACGGACACGGCCTTTACTCAACAATATCTTTCCTGGTGTACTGGAAGATCCCGGTTTCATGGCCCAGACAGTGCCATTTGTGGCAAACGATTGTCTTCAAGGTAGTCCATGGCAGACAAGTGGTCCTCCAGCAGGGCCAGTGTGGGTGGCTGAACCGGGACAGCCTATCCCAGAGATGGCCTGCCAACCACCAGTAGCACCAATAGCAATGGCACCTCTTCCCATTGTTGATCCA GATGGCAAGGGACCACGACCGGTATTTCCCGTCACCCAGAAACCACGCGACCATGACCCTGTGAAGCAGCAGGCATATGAATCGTATCTGGAGTGGCGAAAGGCCAATGAGCCTGGCTATCACATGAAGTGCAAAATGCGTCAAGCACACCGTGTGGTTCGTCAATACCAGCAACAGGCGCAGACTGCTGACTGGAAGACTGTAGCTGGGCAGgccaaagcagcagctggagcgTTGGAAGCACATGCAGCcgaggaaaagaggaggtCAAAAGAAGCAGCTCTCAAGGAGCAATTCAAAATGAGCGTGAAGAGGGTAGCAGAGTCCTCTGGAGCCACGGAGATAAAGGAACAAACACTTCCGGACACGAATAATGAAAAGCAAACACAAACATTGGTCATATAA